GTTGAGCTTGCGGGCCCTCAGCTGAGATAGAAACTACTGTACCTTTAACTAGGCCAAGAGTTTGTAGCTTGAAAAGGCTCTTCGCGCTAGCGCTTTTGCCGTTAGAAGTCACAGTGATGTCCGCGTCGAATGCTTTAGCTTCTTTAACGAACTGTGCAGCTGGACGAGTGTGAAGACCGTTTTCTGCAGTGATTTCTACTTGCTTCTCGTACATGTTATATACCCC
The sequence above is drawn from the Vibrio sinaloensis genome and encodes:
- a CDS encoding HPr family phosphocarrier protein, producing the protein MYEKQVEITAENGLHTRPAAQFVKEAKAFDADITVTSNGKSASAKSLFKLQTLGLVKGTVVSISAEGPQAQQAVDHLVALMDKLH